One segment of Deltaproteobacteria bacterium DNA contains the following:
- a CDS encoding hydrogenase iron-sulfur subunit: MDQEQFEPKILAFCCSYUAYSAADLAGSMRLQYPTSVQIVKVPCTGRVDIIHMLKAFEEGADGVFVAGCMEGDCHYLAGNIRARQRVKRVKGILDKVGIGSDRVEMFNLSAGMGGRWAEIAREMTERITKLGPSPIRVAREKSQSSAGEKAA, translated from the coding sequence ATGGACCAAGAACAATTTGAACCGAAAATTCTGGCATTCTGCTGCAGTTATTGAGCATACTCCGCAGCGGACCTGGCAGGTTCGATGAGACTGCAGTATCCGACCAGTGTTCAGATCGTCAAAGTGCCCTGCACGGGCAGGGTGGACATTATTCACATGCTCAAGGCCTTCGAAGAAGGCGCGGACGGCGTCTTTGTCGCGGGTTGCATGGAGGGAGATTGTCACTATCTGGCGGGCAATATACGGGCGCGGCAGCGAGTGAAGCGCGTCAAAGGGATTCTGGACAAAGTCGGCATCGGAAGCGACCGAGTGGAAATGTTTAACCTTTCTGCCGGAATGGGGGGAAGGTGGGCTGAAATTGCCCGTGAAATGACGGAAAGAATAACGAAACTGGGTCCAAGCCCCATCAGGGTCGCCCGTGAAAAAAGCCAAAGCTCGGCAGGGGAGAAAGCCGCATGA
- a CDS encoding methylenetetrahydrofolate reductase C-terminal domain-containing protein, which yields MIKAIGKPLEEIVETLAASKKVLIAGCGGCVTVCEAGGDKEVKVLASSLRLFYTNAGEQKELFEATVTRQCDMEYLNELAEIVDKCDAVVSLACGAGAQYMAERYKDKPVFPGVDTCFIGVNLERGVYSERCQACGKCILASTGGICPVARCSKRMLNGPCGGSEGGKCEVDKNIDCGWHLIYERLKALGQLDRFEIPVDPKDWSTSRDGGPRKIVREDIKI from the coding sequence ATGATCAAGGCAATCGGAAAACCGTTGGAAGAAATAGTAGAAACGTTAGCAGCCTCCAAGAAAGTGCTCATCGCGGGTTGCGGCGGGTGCGTCACCGTGTGCGAAGCCGGTGGCGATAAGGAGGTCAAAGTCCTGGCTTCTTCACTCAGGCTCTTTTATACCAATGCCGGAGAACAGAAAGAATTGTTCGAGGCCACGGTAACACGGCAGTGTGACATGGAGTACCTCAATGAACTGGCTGAAATTGTAGATAAATGCGACGCCGTGGTTTCACTTGCCTGCGGTGCGGGCGCTCAATACATGGCGGAAAGGTACAAAGACAAACCCGTATTCCCGGGAGTGGACACGTGCTTTATCGGAGTGAATCTGGAAAGGGGTGTCTATTCGGAACGTTGCCAGGCGTGCGGAAAGTGCATCCTGGCTTCCACTGGAGGCATCTGTCCCGTTGCACGCTGTTCAAAGCGTATGCTGAACGGACCCTGCGGAGGGTCTGAAGGGGGAAAATGCGAAGTAGATAAAAACATCGACTGCGGGTGGCATCTGATCTACGAGCGGTTGAAAGCCCTCGGACAGTTGGACCGCTTTGAAATACCCGTCGATCCGAAGGATTGGAGTACGAGCAGGGACGGCGGCCCCCGCAAGATCGTTAGAGAGGACATAAAGATATGA
- a CDS encoding histidine--tRNA ligase: MFQKIKGTRDVLSPEVESWTVLESRARHLFQRFGYSEIRPPAMEWTELFARGIGEATDIVEKEMYSFSDSQGRSVSLRPEATAGIVRAFIENKLYAGPLPRKLFTIGPMFRHERPQKGRFRQFHQIDVELFGDPGPAVDAELIAMGHLYFSELGLGSLTLFVNSLGCPACRPEYRSALLGFLASHRERLCEDCRRRLDTNPLRILDCKVPTCKEVVVNAPCSLDHLCMDCDDHFSNLKRRLDAVEIPYQVNPRLVRGLDYYSRTAFELVTTQLGAQDAVMGGGRYDGLVELFGGPPTPAIGFAIGMERLHLLVGDFAPVKPPDLYVAALGPSALERSFTLVHDLRSAGISVDCSYENKSLKSQMKHADRLQARFVCIIGDAEIETGRVLLRNMQTKEQAEIDLTGIAEQLEPLLTLE; the protein is encoded by the coding sequence TTGTTTCAGAAAATCAAAGGAACACGAGACGTTCTCTCGCCCGAAGTGGAATCTTGGACCGTGCTGGAAAGCCGCGCCCGACATCTGTTCCAACGCTTCGGCTACTCGGAAATCCGCCCCCCCGCCATGGAATGGACTGAACTGTTCGCTCGAGGTATCGGGGAGGCCACGGATATCGTCGAAAAGGAGATGTACTCTTTTTCGGACAGTCAGGGCCGCTCCGTATCGCTTCGGCCTGAGGCAACAGCGGGCATCGTTCGCGCATTCATCGAAAACAAGTTGTACGCCGGACCCTTGCCCAGGAAGCTTTTCACCATAGGCCCCATGTTTCGGCACGAGCGTCCCCAGAAGGGACGATTCCGGCAATTCCATCAGATTGACGTGGAACTATTCGGGGATCCGGGTCCTGCCGTGGATGCGGAACTGATTGCCATGGGACATCTTTACTTCTCCGAATTGGGACTTGGATCCCTTACACTCTTCGTAAACAGTCTGGGGTGCCCGGCCTGTCGACCTGAATACAGATCCGCGCTTCTCGGTTTTCTGGCTTCCCACCGAGAACGCTTATGCGAGGATTGCCGTCGTAGATTGGACACAAATCCCTTGCGCATCCTGGACTGTAAAGTGCCCACCTGCAAGGAGGTAGTGGTCAATGCGCCGTGTTCGTTGGATCATTTGTGCATGGATTGCGACGATCACTTTTCGAACTTGAAAAGACGCCTCGACGCCGTGGAGATTCCGTACCAAGTGAACCCGAGGCTGGTGCGAGGGTTGGATTACTACTCGCGCACGGCCTTTGAACTGGTCACCACGCAATTAGGCGCTCAGGATGCGGTAATGGGAGGAGGCCGTTATGATGGTCTGGTCGAGCTTTTTGGAGGCCCTCCCACTCCGGCCATCGGTTTCGCCATAGGCATGGAACGACTGCATCTCCTCGTGGGCGACTTCGCTCCCGTGAAACCGCCGGATCTGTACGTAGCGGCGTTAGGTCCGTCTGCTCTGGAGCGCTCTTTCACGCTTGTTCACGACCTGCGAAGCGCCGGGATTTCCGTAGATTGCAGCTATGAAAACAAGAGTCTCAAGAGTCAGATGAAGCATGCCGACCGGTTACAGGCGCGGTTCGTTTGCATCATCGGGGACGCCGAGATCGAAACGGGCCGGGTGCTGTTGCGCAACATGCAAACCAAAGAGCAGGCGGAAATCGACCTGACCGGCATCGCCGAGCAACTGGAACCATTATTGACACTGGAGTAA
- a CDS encoding sigma-54-dependent Fis family transcriptional regulator — protein sequence MNEAAHHILVVDDGSVIRTGISNLLGGKGLSVQTAVDGLQALDMLAGRPYAVALVDVELPGISGLELLKHIRNNHPQTVVIMITDYPSIEGAVDSMKHGALDYLVKPFRADDLESIVQEALDVSGRRQNSPLLHEGERVERGGDSIVGKSPAMKKVFAKIERAAPSDSTVLLTGESGTGKELVARAIHRLSRRGRQEFVPVDCSALVETLLESELFGHVKGSFTGAHQTKHGLFELANQGTFFFDEITNLSLNIQAKLLRVIQEREFMKVGSQKRIKLDIRIIVSCNKDLRAAIKAGVFREDLYYRLSVVPIHLPPLRERSGDVPLLLDHFISSYSRKTGRKIKAVSPQALKMLCAYSWPGNVRELEHTVERISILEDCETIEPEHLPSFISQREGDFQAFSDTGCTLEQLEKRYIQIVLLQTKGVRKEAARILGINRKTLGHKIKKYDLRVNW from the coding sequence ATGAACGAAGCCGCTCATCACATTCTGGTTGTGGATGATGGGTCCGTGATCCGCACCGGTATTTCAAATCTTCTAGGCGGAAAGGGACTGTCCGTACAGACCGCCGTCGACGGCCTTCAAGCCCTCGACATGCTGGCGGGCAGACCCTACGCCGTGGCGTTGGTGGATGTGGAATTGCCGGGCATAAGCGGACTCGAGCTGCTCAAACACATCCGGAATAACCACCCCCAGACCGTTGTCATTATGATTACGGATTACCCCAGCATAGAAGGGGCCGTGGACTCCATGAAGCACGGGGCTCTGGACTATCTCGTGAAACCATTCCGAGCCGACGACCTCGAATCGATCGTTCAAGAAGCCCTGGATGTATCCGGGCGCCGGCAAAACTCCCCTCTATTACATGAAGGAGAAAGAGTGGAACGGGGCGGGGATTCTATTGTCGGCAAAAGCCCGGCTATGAAAAAGGTGTTTGCAAAAATCGAGCGAGCCGCTCCGAGCGACAGCACGGTATTGCTCACCGGGGAAAGTGGCACGGGAAAGGAATTGGTGGCTCGCGCCATCCACAGACTCAGCCGGAGGGGACGGCAGGAATTTGTTCCCGTAGACTGCTCCGCTCTCGTCGAAACCCTTCTGGAAAGCGAACTTTTCGGCCATGTGAAAGGTTCGTTCACGGGCGCCCATCAAACGAAACACGGTCTGTTCGAACTCGCGAACCAAGGTACTTTCTTCTTTGACGAAATCACGAATCTCAGTCTGAACATCCAAGCCAAGCTGCTCCGCGTCATTCAAGAACGCGAATTTATGAAGGTGGGCAGCCAAAAACGGATTAAATTGGACATAAGGATCATCGTCTCCTGTAACAAGGACTTGCGTGCGGCGATAAAGGCCGGCGTATTTCGGGAAGATCTCTATTATCGCCTCAGTGTGGTGCCGATCCATTTGCCGCCTTTGCGAGAGCGTTCCGGTGACGTTCCGCTGCTCCTGGACCATTTTATCAGTTCCTACAGCCGCAAAACCGGCCGTAAGATCAAGGCCGTCTCTCCCCAGGCATTGAAGATGCTATGCGCCTATTCCTGGCCGGGCAACGTGCGCGAGCTGGAACACACCGTGGAGCGCATATCGATCCTCGAAGACTGCGAGACCATCGAGCCGGAGCACCTTCCAAGCTTCATCTCTCAGAGGGAAGGCGATTTCCAAGCATTTTCCGATACAGGCTGCACGCTCGAACAACTCGAAAAAAGGTACATCCAGATCGTGCTGCTCCAGACCAAGGGAGTGCGCAAGGAAGCCGCCCGGATTCTGGGGATCAACCGCAAGACACTCGGGCATAAGATCAAGAAATACGATCTCCGGGTGAACTGGTAA
- a CDS encoding methylenetetrahydrofolate reductase, translating into MSLKTSSKLEKVLAAGHLAVTSECGPPRGCDGSVIENKANLIKDYVDAINVTDNQTSVVRLCSLAACIRIKQMGLEPVLQMVTRDRNRIAMQSDILGAASFGINTMLCLTGDHQRFGDHPNSANVFDLDSTQLLQTVRKMREEGKLLSDFEMKDPPRMFVGAAANPFADPFEIRVPRLAKKVAAGAQFIQTQCIYNMKKFKEWLKLARDRGLHEKVAILAGITPIKSVGMAKYMKNRVAGLDVPDEIIKRIGGVPKENQAEEGIKLAIEQIRELKEEPGIRGFHIMAIEWEEKVPEIVKQAGLYPRPKVSD; encoded by the coding sequence ATGAGTTTGAAGACTTCGAGCAAATTGGAAAAGGTGCTTGCGGCAGGACATCTGGCAGTCACTTCGGAATGCGGTCCTCCGCGCGGCTGCGACGGTTCGGTGATTGAGAACAAGGCCAATTTGATCAAAGACTACGTGGATGCCATCAACGTGACGGACAATCAGACTTCGGTGGTTCGCCTTTGCAGTCTGGCCGCATGCATCCGAATCAAACAGATGGGTCTCGAACCGGTGTTACAGATGGTGACTCGAGATCGTAACCGGATTGCCATGCAGAGCGATATTCTGGGCGCGGCCTCTTTCGGCATCAATACGATGTTGTGCCTGACCGGGGATCACCAGCGTTTCGGCGACCATCCCAACAGCGCCAATGTGTTCGATCTGGACTCCACTCAGTTGCTGCAAACGGTTCGGAAAATGCGTGAAGAGGGAAAACTGTTGAGCGATTTCGAGATGAAAGATCCCCCACGCATGTTTGTCGGAGCGGCGGCCAACCCCTTCGCGGATCCATTTGAAATCCGAGTGCCGCGTCTGGCCAAGAAAGTGGCGGCAGGCGCCCAGTTCATCCAGACCCAGTGCATCTACAACATGAAGAAATTCAAGGAGTGGTTGAAGCTGGCCCGAGACCGGGGACTGCATGAAAAAGTGGCCATACTCGCCGGTATCACGCCGATAAAAAGCGTGGGCATGGCCAAATACATGAAGAATCGGGTCGCCGGCCTTGACGTTCCGGACGAAATCATAAAGAGAATCGGGGGGGTGCCTAAAGAAAACCAGGCGGAAGAAGGCATAAAACTCGCTATCGAGCAGATCCGGGAATTGAAAGAAGAACCAGGTATCCGCGGTTTTCATATCATGGCCATTGAATGGGAAGAAAAAGTCCCTGAAATCGTCAAACAGGCCGGACTGTACCCGAGACCGAAGGTGTCCGACTAA